The sequence below is a genomic window from Streptomyces sudanensis.
GCGCACCGGTACGGTGCCGGAGCTCGGCCGCCACCACTGGGCCCCCTGGGACCACCGGGAGCGCTGGGACGCGGGACCGAAGACCGTACCGGAGCAGGGTTCGCACGCCGTCGTACCACCGCGGGGCACCCCCTCCGCCGCCGCCTGGGAGCCGCACGGGCAGGCCGCCGAGACCGGCGTCGACCGGCGCGTCCCCGTCCTGACACTGGGCCTGGGGCTCACCCTGATGGGAATCGGCTTCGGCTTCATCGGGCTCCGCGTCCGCCGTGCCTGACGCCGCCGTCCGCGGTCGGGCCGCCGGGGGCCGGGGCCGCGTGCCTCCCGCGGAGGCCGGGGCGGCCCCGGGTGGCCCGGGACCGGCGCGGCCGTTCGGTACGGCTTGGAGGCGGCGTGGCCGTTCGGGGAGGATCGCACCGGTTCGTGCGTCCCGTACGGGGGTGGATCGTCCGTGTGCGGGGGCACACCGTGTGGTGAGACACCCGTGCGAGAGAATGACGGCATGGAGATGCCGAGGAATGAACGGTCGCAGGAGGCCCCGCAGGTCCTGGTCGTCGGGCAGGACGGCATGGCGCTCGGTGGCGAGGGCGACGACGAGTCCCGTGAGACCCCGGTGACGGAGATGGTCGAGCAGCCGGCCAAGGTCATGCGGATCGGCAGCATGATCAAGCAGCTGCTGGAGGAGGTGCGGGCGGCTCCCCTCGACGAGGCCAGCCGCGTCCGGTTGAAGGAGATCCACCACAGTTCCGTGAAGGAGCTGGAGGAGGGACTGGCCCCGGAGCTCGTCGCGGAACTGGAGCGGCTGTCCCTCCCGTTCACCGACGAGAAGGTCCCCTCGGAGGCGGAACTGCGGATCGCCCAGGCCCAGTTGGTCGGGTGGCTGGAGGGCCTCTTCCACGGCATCCAGACGGCGCTGTTCGCCCAGCAGATGGCGGCCCGCGCCCAGTTGGAACAGATGCGCCGGGCCCTTCCCCCGGGCATGGCCGCGCCGCACGACGACGAGGGACACGGCCGCGCCCGGACCGGCGGCCCGTACCTGTGACCCCGTAGGCCCGCGAACGGCGAACGGCCCGGCACACCTCCCGTGCGCCGGGCCGTTCGCCGTTCCGCGGTGCCCGAGGCGGTCCTCAGGCGGCCGCGTCCGTGGTCAGCAGCACCTTGCCGACGTGGGTGCCGGCCTCCAGCACCCGATGGGCCTCCGCGGCCTGTGCCAGGGGGAGGACGCGGTGCACGACGGGGCGGACGACGCCCGCCTCGATCAGCGGCCAGACGTGCTCCCGTACGGCGGCGACGATGGCCGCCTTCTCCTCCGGCGACCGCTGCCGCAGCGAGGTCGCCGTCACGGCGGCCCGCTTGGCGAGCAGCGCCCCCAGGTTCAGCTCGCCCTTGACACCGCCCTGGAGGCCGATGACGGCGAGCCGGCCGTTCACCGCGAGCGCCCTGACGTTCGGCCCCAGGTACTTGGCGCCCATGATGTCCAGGATGACGTCCGCGCCCGCCCCGTCGGTGGCCCTGCGCAGTTCCTCCGCGAAGTCCTGGGTGCGGTAGTCGATCAGGATGTCCGCGCCCAGCTCGGCGCAGCGGGCCAGTTTCTCCGGGCCGCCCGCGGTCACCGCGACCCGGGCGCCGACCGCCTTGCCGAGCTGGATCGCCATCGTCCCGATGCCGCTGGCGCCGCCGTGCACCAGCAGGGTCTCGCCCGGGCTCAGGCGGGCCACCATGAAGACGTTCGACCACACGGTCGCGGTGACCTCCGGCAGCGCCGCCGCGGTCACCAGGTCGACGCCCTTCGGCACCGGCAGCAGCTGGCCGGCGGGGACGGCCGCCTTCTCGGCGTACCCCCCGCCCGCGAGCAGCGCGCACACCTCGTCGCCGACGGTCCAGCCGGAGACGCCCGGGCCCAGCGCGGCGATCCGGCCCGAGCACTCCAGGCCGGGGTACGGGGACGCGCCCGGCGGGGGGTCGTAGAAGCCCTGCCGCTGGAGCAGGTCGGCGCGGTTGACGGCACCAGCCACCACGTCGACGAGGACCTCGCCCTCTCCGGGCACGGGGTCGGGCACCTCGGACCAGACGAGCGCCTCGGGGCCTCCGGGTTCGGAAATCGTGATCGCACGCATGGCCGCGAGGCTACTCCGCCGCCATGCCGGTCGAGGAGCCGTTCCACGCCGCGCCCTTCGGGGCCGCCACGCCGTTGGCGCCCTTCGACCGCTTGATCGCGATGACCCGGTCGGTCAGCTGGAGCGGGCTGGCCTCCGGGTCGTCGTACCCGATCAGGCGGTGGCCGCGCAGCACGCTCACCACCAGGTCCTCGGTGTCCCGGACGCTCCGGCCCGCCTCCGCCTTGGTCACCGGCCGCTCCACGATGTCGAGTCCGGTGCCCTGGTGGATCAGGTCCTCCAGTACCGTGCCCGCGCTGGGGCTCAGCACGGACAGGCCGAGCAGCCGTCCCGCGGCGCTGGCACTGGTGATGACGGCGTCCGCCCCGGACTGGCGCAGCAGCGGGGCGTTCTCCTCCTCGCGCACCGCGGCGATGATCTTGACTCCCCGGTTGAGCTGGCGCGCCGTGAGGGTGACGAGGACGGCGGTGTCGTCCCGCTGGGTGGCGACGATGATCTGGCGTGCCCGCTGGGCCTCGGCGCGGAGGAGCACATCGCTGCGGGTACCGTCGCCGACGACGCCGGTCAGCCCCTCCGCGTTGACCATCTCGATCACTTTGCTGCTCGGGTCGACCACCACGACCTGCTGTTTCTTCAGCCCCGTGGCCATCAGGGTCTCCAGTGCGGAGCGCCCCTTCGTACCGAATCCGACGACGACCGTGTGGTCTCGCAAGGCCAACCTCCAACGCTTCTGGCGCCACTCCTCGCGGGTGCGCTCGGCCAGCACCTCCAGGGTGGTGCCGACCAGGATGATCAGGAAGAGCACGCGCAGCGGGGTCACGACCAGCACGTTGACCAGCCGGGCGCTGTCGCTCGCCGGCACGATGTCGCCGTAGCCGGTCGTCGAGAGCGTCACCGTGGCGTAGTAGACGGCGTCGAGGGCGCTGACCTGCCCGTCGACGTTGTCCTTGTACCCGCTGCTGTCGGCCACGACGATCAGCACCGTCACGAGCAGGACGAGAAGGGCGAGTGCCAGCCGCTGGCCGACCTGCCTCAGCGGATGCTCGACGATCCTCCTCGGCAGGCTGACCCGGCCGGTGGCCAGCTGGTCCTCCTCATGGCTGGCACGGGCTTCCCTGCTGGGGTGTTTCACGTGAAACGCCTCTCTCGGGCCGGTGCCGCCGCGGCCGCCCACGGCAGGTCGAGGACCTCCGGCACGTCACCGGGCCGGGCGCCGCCGGGCGGCACCACGGCGAACCCGTCGGCGGCGGCGAGGCCGCGCAGCATGGCGGGGCCGGTGTAGTGGAGGGGCACGACCTGCCCGGTGCGGTGGACGACCGGCACGAGGCGGGTGTCGTGGGGATGGCCGTGCACCTCGTCGCGCAGGGGTGCCCGGCGCGGCTCGGGGGGCCGGTGCCCGACGAGGCCGCGCAGCAGCGGCTCGGCGAGGGTGAGCAGCCCGGAGACGGCGGCCAGCGGGTTGCCCGGCAGCCCGACGAGGTACCGGGACGGGGTGAGGCGGGCCAGCAGCATGGGATGCCCCGGCCGCACCCGCACGCCGTCGACGAGGAGTTCGGCGCCCGCCTTGAGCAGGACGGGGCGGACGTGGTCGACCGGTCCGGCGGCGGTGCCCCCGGTGGTGACGACGAGGTCGGCGCCCGACCCGGTGACGGCCTCGTACAGCGCCTCCGCGTCGTCCCCGATGCGCCGCACGGCGACGACCTCCGCCCCCAGGGAGCGCAGCCAGGGGCCCAGCATGGGGCCGAGGGCGTCCCGGACGAGCCCGTCGTGGGGGACGCCCGAGGCGAGCAGTTCGTCGCCGAGGACGAGGATCTCGGCACGGGGCGGCTCGACGGTGGCCAGTTCGTCGTACCCCGCGGCGGCGGCCAGGCCGAGGGCGGCGGGGGTGAGCACCGTGGCGGCGGGGAGGAGTTCGTCGCCGGTGCGGCACTCCTGGCCGCGCGGGCGGATGTCCTGGCCGGGCGCCGGCTCGTACCGGGCGTGCAGATGGCCGCCCGGTCCCGTGCCGCCGCGGCCCGCCTCGGTGCGGGCGTGCTCGGAGCGGACGACGGCGGTGGTGTCGGCGGGGACGCGGGCGCCCGTCGCGATGCGCACCGCGACGCCGTCGGGCAGTACCGGGACCCCGCCGCGGCCCGCGAGGACCGCCTCCCCCTCGCGGACCTCCCACGGCCCGGGACCGGCGACCGCCCAGCCGTCCATGGCGGCGGTGTCGAACGGCGGCAGGTCGGTGAGGGCGGCCAACGGCTCGGCGAGGACCCGTCCGAGCGCTTCGTGGAGGGGCACCCGGCGGGTCCGGGGAGTCGTGCCGCGGCCCGCGCGGTCGGCCGCGGCGCGGGCCCGGTGCCAGGGGGTGCCGCCGGGCGGGAAGGTCGCGGGAGGGCCGGCGGGGGGCCGACCAGGGCGAGGGCTTCGTCGACGCCGTCGGCGTCCTGCTCGGTCATCCCGCGTCGGCCTCGCCGTCCCAGCGGCTCGCGAGCGCGGCCGCCTTCCGGACCGCCTCCGCCACGGCCTGCGGGCCGCCCTCCGCCGTGGCCGCCGCGTACCCCACGAGGAAGGTCGTGAGCGGCGCGGCGGGCCGGGCGACGCCGTGGGCTGCGTCGCGGGCCAGGTCGAGCAGCAGGGCGGTGTCGACGTCGAGTTCGACGCCGAGTTCGGCCTTCACCGCGGTGATCCATTCGTCCAGCACGTTCCCATGCTCCCTGATGCGGGCCCGGGCCGCGGCGAGGTCTTCCCAGGTGTCGCAGTCGAACGCGGCGAGCGGCCGGGCGGGGACCCGGGCGATGTCCAGTTCCTGCGTCAGCAGACGCAGGGGCAACCCGGAGAGAGGACCGTGCTCGGTGGCGAGGAGGGCGATCTCGCGGCGCAGCGGTTCGGTGCGGTAGGCGGCGAGGAGGGGTTGGTCGCGTCCCTCCTCGTCGACGGCGAGGACGGCTTCGGCGGTCGACGCGGCGAGCGCGTCGACGAGGTGCCGCACGGCCGCTCGGTCCAGGAACGGCAGGTCGCCGCCGAGGGCGACGACCGTGTCGGCGCCGACGTGCCGCACCCCGGCGGCCAGGGCGGCGACGGGCCCGCCGCCCGGCGGTTCCTCCCGCGCCCACAGAACGGGCCGGGAGGTCGGTCGCCGGCCTCCGACCACCACGGCCCGCCCGGCGTCGCGGCAGGCGTGCAGCACCCGGTCGAGCAGGGTGCGCCCCCCGACGCTC
It includes:
- a CDS encoding bacterial proteasome activator family protein translates to MEMPRNERSQEAPQVLVVGQDGMALGGEGDDESRETPVTEMVEQPAKVMRIGSMIKQLLEEVRAAPLDEASRVRLKEIHHSSVKELEEGLAPELVAELERLSLPFTDEKVPSEAELRIAQAQLVGWLEGLFHGIQTALFAQQMAARAQLEQMRRALPPGMAAPHDDEGHGRARTGGPYL
- a CDS encoding NAD(P)H-quinone oxidoreductase, which translates into the protein MRAITISEPGGPEALVWSEVPDPVPGEGEVLVDVVAGAVNRADLLQRQGFYDPPPGASPYPGLECSGRIAALGPGVSGWTVGDEVCALLAGGGYAEKAAVPAGQLLPVPKGVDLVTAAALPEVTATVWSNVFMVARLSPGETLLVHGGASGIGTMAIQLGKAVGARVAVTAGGPEKLARCAELGADILIDYRTQDFAEELRRATDGAGADVILDIMGAKYLGPNVRALAVNGRLAVIGLQGGVKGELNLGALLAKRAAVTATSLRQRSPEEKAAIVAAVREHVWPLIEAGVVRPVVHRVLPLAQAAEAHRVLEAGTHVGKVLLTTDAAA
- a CDS encoding potassium channel family protein — protein: MKHPSREARASHEEDQLATGRVSLPRRIVEHPLRQVGQRLALALLVLLVTVLIVVADSSGYKDNVDGQVSALDAVYYATVTLSTTGYGDIVPASDSARLVNVLVVTPLRVLFLIILVGTTLEVLAERTREEWRQKRWRLALRDHTVVVGFGTKGRSALETLMATGLKKQQVVVVDPSSKVIEMVNAEGLTGVVGDGTRSDVLLRAEAQRARQIIVATQRDDTAVLVTLTARQLNRGVKIIAAVREEENAPLLRQSGADAVITSASAAGRLLGLSVLSPSAGTVLEDLIHQGTGLDIVERPVTKAEAGRSVRDTEDLVVSVLRGHRLIGYDDPEASPLQLTDRVIAIKRSKGANGVAAPKGAAWNGSSTGMAAE
- a CDS encoding NTP transferase domain-containing protein; this translates as MTRFDAVVLAGGAARRLGGADKPGLSVGGRTLLDRVLHACRDAGRAVVVGGRRPTSRPVLWAREEPPGGGPVAALAAGVRHVGADTVVALGGDLPFLDRAAVRHLVDALAASTAEAVLAVDEEGRDQPLLAAYRTEPLRREIALLATEHGPLSGLPLRLLTQELDIARVPARPLAAFDCDTWEDLAAARARIREHGNVLDEWITAVKAELGVELDVDTALLLDLARDAAHGVARPAAPLTTFLVGYAAATAEGGPQAVAEAVRKAAALASRWDGEADAG